The following are from one region of the Treponema denticola genome:
- a CDS encoding S41 family peptidase, translating into MNKRTLFTLITVLLLAGISACIIFIYYIPYQKEYALYKGTFMPKQKMQDDFDYVWDFVENGYPFKNVCIRAGVDLKTIKEEYLNRLNEPRNEYEYCLFYLGMFNRITGNRQIGHLSIYDPNQTDTKTRKVQNTRIYDTDDEVNRFYEKAVMNMVQSLKQDKLGGLEKKYGVEIPVDKRSFDEANAAMLESRIIEDKAIAYLNVKSFSPYGAHDAYIQNLTGILKAFEGYKHLIIDLRENSGGHSYLWRKYIVAPLIKEPIEYFIRIAYNSKNKFYKILEDNFFEKPFGTKDNIDDSDFANLNKEDRKEFDSYIDYVRTIRPSEERINFQGRVWILIGPDTISAGDQFAYFARYKNDAYINFATVVGANTGGEGLNLLPNRLYLKLPQSHMLIQSDMGYGFNPDGSCNSETGTSPHIKNLPDKDALETCLAEIHLIESQLKRN; encoded by the coding sequence ATGAATAAAAGAACATTATTTACACTCATAACAGTTTTACTTCTTGCCGGAATTTCAGCTTGTATTATCTTTATTTATTATATTCCGTATCAAAAAGAATATGCTTTATATAAAGGTACTTTTATGCCTAAACAAAAGATGCAAGATGATTTTGACTATGTTTGGGACTTCGTTGAAAACGGTTATCCTTTTAAAAATGTATGTATCAGAGCCGGGGTCGATTTAAAAACCATTAAGGAAGAGTATTTGAATCGTCTTAACGAACCTAGAAATGAATATGAGTATTGTTTATTTTATCTCGGTATGTTTAATAGAATAACAGGCAATAGACAGATAGGGCATCTAAGCATTTATGACCCTAATCAAACAGATACTAAAACAAGAAAAGTTCAAAACACACGTATTTACGATACGGATGATGAAGTAAACCGTTTTTATGAAAAAGCTGTAATGAATATGGTTCAATCTCTAAAACAAGATAAGCTCGGAGGCTTAGAAAAAAAATATGGAGTCGAGATACCTGTAGATAAACGCAGCTTTGACGAGGCAAATGCCGCAATGCTTGAAAGCCGAATAATTGAAGATAAAGCAATAGCTTATCTCAATGTAAAAAGTTTTTCACCCTATGGAGCTCATGATGCTTATATCCAAAATTTAACCGGTATATTAAAAGCCTTTGAAGGATATAAACATCTTATTATAGATTTGCGTGAAAATTCAGGCGGTCATTCCTATCTATGGCGCAAGTATATAGTTGCTCCTCTTATTAAAGAGCCTATTGAATATTTTATTCGAATTGCTTATAACAGTAAAAATAAATTTTATAAAATACTTGAAGATAATTTTTTTGAAAAACCTTTCGGAACAAAGGACAATATAGATGATAGTGATTTTGCTAATTTAAATAAGGAAGATAGAAAAGAATTTGATTCATATATTGATTATGTCCGTACTATAAGGCCTTCTGAAGAAAGAATAAATTTCCAAGGCAGAGTATGGATATTGATAGGGCCTGATACTATTTCTGCTGGAGATCAGTTTGCGTATTTTGCAAGATATAAAAATGATGCCTATATAAATTTTGCTACAGTAGTCGGTGCTAACACTGGAGGCGAGGGTCTCAATCTTTTACCAAATCGCCTTTACTTAAAACTTCCCCAGAGTCACATGCTCATTCAAAGCGATATGGGCTACGGATTTAATCCTGACGGTTCATGTAACAGTGAGACGGGAACATCTCCTCATATAAAAAATCTCCCCGATAAGGATGCTTTAGAGACTTGTTTAGCTGAAATACATTTAATTGAAAGTCAGCTAAAAAGGAATTGA
- a CDS encoding S41 family peptidase, translating to MKITFNKKFIIKFLLYSCLAAFFISAIILSKKKEEPKRFISFEKMKTDYEYFWDFIYIGYPFTEVCERQGVDLKYLKETSFSNLEKVYTEKDYYEFYNLLCRAITSDKYFGHLYPNNVSYSTYFDGNFSSKLFDDYRSLVHNFYSNFAKQSGLNLRHSVYPAKDSPTEIYVSQKIIEDKKIAYIKVNSFLITGIGQRKKYLDTIDKFFLETSGYKHIIIDIRDNGGGAYEDALLLIEPHLKENTYYKRYVLYNENKYTKPYLDFMCSRHQSIESIEKSNIPNIQNCGTIKNDKAYAITEYAALRPIMGYKPRKDKKFWLLINNGCYSASDKLASACKRIGFAVLVGENTGGAGMNGLYPMHFVLPNSGLIFFFDYVYGLNTEGYCQDEVGTVPDIYNLPGKDALETCLEEIRKLGEKTN from the coding sequence ATGAAAATAACTTTTAATAAAAAATTCATTATTAAGTTTTTACTATATTCTTGTTTAGCAGCTTTTTTTATTTCGGCTATAATATTATCGAAGAAAAAAGAAGAACCGAAACGGTTTATTTCTTTTGAAAAAATGAAGACTGATTATGAATATTTTTGGGATTTTATTTATATAGGTTATCCTTTTACTGAAGTGTGTGAAAGACAAGGTGTCGATTTAAAATACTTAAAAGAAACTTCCTTTTCTAATTTAGAAAAGGTTTATACCGAAAAAGATTATTACGAGTTTTATAACCTGCTTTGCAGAGCTATTACATCAGATAAATATTTTGGACATTTATACCCTAATAATGTATCTTATTCTACATATTTTGACGGCAATTTTTCATCAAAACTTTTTGATGATTACCGTTCTTTGGTACATAATTTTTATTCTAATTTTGCAAAACAATCCGGACTAAATCTTAGACATTCTGTGTATCCTGCAAAAGATTCTCCGACTGAAATTTATGTTTCACAAAAAATAATTGAAGATAAAAAAATAGCTTATATAAAGGTAAATTCATTTTTAATTACAGGTATAGGTCAAAGAAAAAAATATCTTGATACAATAGATAAATTTTTTCTCGAAACATCCGGTTATAAACATATAATAATAGATATAAGGGATAATGGCGGTGGAGCTTATGAAGATGCTCTACTTCTTATAGAACCCCATTTAAAAGAAAATACTTATTATAAGCGCTATGTGTTATATAATGAAAACAAATACACAAAGCCTTACTTGGATTTTATGTGTTCACGCCATCAGAGTATTGAGTCTATAGAAAAATCAAATATACCTAATATTCAAAATTGCGGAACTATTAAAAATGATAAAGCTTACGCTATAACCGAATATGCTGCTTTAAGACCGATTATGGGATATAAACCTCGTAAAGATAAAAAGTTCTGGCTTCTTATAAATAACGGATGTTATTCTGCAAGCGATAAATTAGCAAGTGCTTGTAAAAGAATAGGTTTTGCTGTGTTGGTAGGAGAGAATACAGGTGGGGCAGGAATGAATGGGCTTTACCCCATGCACTTCGTTTTACCCAATAGCGGATTAATATTCTTTTTTGATTATGTTTACGGACTAAACACTGAAGGTTATTGCCAAGATGAAGTAGGTACAGTTCCCGATATTTATAATCTTCCAGGTAAAGATGCTTTAGAGACATGTTTGGAAGAAATAAGAAAATTAGGGGAAAAGACAAATTAG